In Flavobacterium enshiense, the genomic stretch CCCCATTATGTCGGTAACAACAATCTCTGCCGATTCCAACTCACCAGCCCAACTGATGGTAAAATTACCTGTTGTTGGGTTTGGATACAATGTTACTAAAGCCATTTCCTCGTCATTAACACCTAATACTACCGTTTGACAAGCCGAAGTACTTTGACAACATCTCGTTGTTAGCACTACGGCATAGTTGCCGTTTACTGCAGGTGTAAAAGATTGGTTCGTAGCTCCCTGCACTGAATTGTTTCCGTTATTACAGTCGATCCATTGGTAAGCGTCTGCTGTGCTATTAACTGTTAATGTATTACCTGTTTGCATTACTGTAGGTGCGGTAACGGCAGTACACGCATCATTAGTATACTTAGCCAGAAAGAAGTCATAATCATTCATTGAAGTTAGAGTACCGCATGAAATTGAAGGGTCAAAATCGGCAGTTGCATCAAAATACCCTGTTACATACAAATCCCCATTATTATTTAAAGCAGAAAACCATGGTACTTCATTACCTATTCCCCCCACAGCTTTTGCCCAAAGGTAGTTCCCGTTGCTGTCGTATTTTGCCATAAAAACATCGCCGGCACCTGCCGAACTCAAATTGGCTATTCCGGCCGAAGGGTCAAAATCGGCAGTCCCAAAAAAATTCCCAATCAAATACAACTCTCCACTACTGTTTAGTCTTATCGTCCTCCCAGCTTCTCCATTTGTCCCCCCCATAGCTTTTGCTGAAAGGTAGTTCCCGTTACTGTCGTATTTCGCAATAAAAATATCGCCGGCACCTGCCGAACTCAAATTGGCTATTCCGGCCGAAGGGTCAAAATCGACCGTACTTCTAAAAGCACCTGTAACATAAATATCACCGTTGTTATTTAAGGCTATTGAATAACCAATATCACCACTTGGCCCTCCTATACCTTTCGCCCAAAGATAATTACCATTGCTGTCGTATTTAGCTATAAAAAAATCATTAGTTCCTACCAAATTTACCACACCTACCGAAGGATCGAAATCAAATGTATCATTAAACCTACCAGTAACATATAGTTCTCCAATGCTATTTAACACAAGAGAAGTGGGTTCACTGGTACCATTCCCCGCGATATGTTTTGCCCAAAGATAATTTCCATTGGCATCATATTTCGCAATGAAGGTATCGTCATCGCCCCCATTCAAATTGACGGTATTGCCCGAAGGGTCAAAATCGGTAAGACCATTAAAACGTCCTGCAACACACAACTCCCCGCTGTTGCTTATCGCAAAAGCCAAAGGATATTCATAATTTGAATCTGCACCACCCATGCTTTTCGCCCAAAGGTAATTGCCATTGTTATCGTACTTTGCTATGTAAAGATCAGAATCATATACACAAGTTAAATTTGCTGTGGCTGATGAGGGATCAAAATCGGCTGTACCTTCAAAATGCCCAGTAATATGAAGCCCACCACTACTATT encodes the following:
- a CDS encoding T9SS type A sorting domain-containing protein produces the protein MKKFYLLIICVLGLGNAFPSFAQGAPQLQWVFNAVNNSAPEAPSIGRSVATDTFGNVYVAGEFFGTADFDPSAAIATLTSTGTDDIFIAKYDGNGNYLWAKAIGGAGEDWVSSLLVNSSGGLHITGHFEGTADFDPSSATANLTCVYDSDLYIAKYDNNGNYLWAKSMGGADSNYEYPLAFAISNSGELCVAGRFNGLTDFDPSGNTVNLNGGDDDTFIAKYDANGNYLWAKHIAGNGTSEPTSLVLNSIGELYVTGRFNDTFDFDPSVGVVNLVGTNDFFIAKYDSNGNYLWAKGIGGPSGDIGYSIALNNNGDIYVTGAFRSTVDFDPSAGIANLSSAGAGDIFIAKYDSNGNYLSAKAMGGTNGEAGRTIRLNSSGELYLIGNFFGTADFDPSAGIANLSSAGAGDVFMAKYDSNGNYLWAKAVGGIGNEVPWFSALNNNGDLYVTGYFDATADFDPSISCGTLTSMNDYDFFLAKYTNDACTAVTAPTVMQTGNTLTVNSTADAYQWIDCNNGNNSVQGATNQSFTPAVNGNYAVVLTTRCCQSTSACQTVVLGVNDEEMALVTLYPNPTTGNFTISWAGELESAEIVVTDIMGKTIKTMQCEGQQEARLSLDGAANGIYFVRLQSGQKTKQFKLIKK